The following proteins are encoded in a genomic region of Oceanotoga teriensis:
- a CDS encoding Na+/H+ antiporter subunit E: MLSIFLFLIWMIMMNDFSDFSIIMGIIFVLFTEYITNIFFDKKIKGTVEIFISSLGTILNMYKSTITFLPLIFKKNHSGLVSYKVKNKSKSQKVAISNSITLTPGTLFVDEFDDYLLIHKIASSEEEAHSKKDVWEGELF; this comes from the coding sequence ATGCTTAGTATATTTCTTTTTTTAATATGGATGATTATGATGAATGATTTTTCTGATTTTTCTATAATAATGGGAATAATATTTGTTCTTTTTACTGAATATATAACAAATATATTTTTTGATAAAAAAATAAAAGGAACAGTAGAAATATTTATATCTTCTTTAGGTACAATATTGAATATGTATAAATCAACAATAACGTTTTTACCTTTAATATTTAAGAAAAATCATTCTGGATTAGTTTCATATAAAGTAAAGAATAAAAGTAAATCTCAAAAAGTTGCTATATCAAATAGCATAACTCTTACTCCAGGGACATTATTTGTAGATGAGTTTGATGATTATTTATTAATACATAAAATAGCGTCGAGCGAAGAAGAAGCACATTCTAAAAAAGATGTTTGGGAAGGAGAGTTATTTTGA
- a CDS encoding monovalent cation/H+ antiporter complex subunit F, giving the protein MNNIIQIFLMLSLIITVYKLINGPTQWDRLLAYSSFSSKVILIMLIYIFESKQFFLLDMIIVFLLLNIFGILITTRFLQKGGKKK; this is encoded by the coding sequence TTGAACAACATAATACAAATATTTTTAATGTTATCATTAATAATAACAGTATATAAATTAATAAACGGCCCCACACAGTGGGACCGTTTATTGGCATATAGTTCATTTTCATCAAAAGTGATTTTAATAATGTTAATATATATATTTGAATCAAAACAATTTTTTCTTTTGGATATGATAATAGTTTTTCTTTTATTAAATATTTTTGGAATATTGATAACCACACGTTTTTTACAAAAAGGTGGTAAGAAAAAATGA
- the mnhG gene encoding monovalent cation/H(+) antiporter subunit G → MISNILFYLGMILIIIGTYGMIRMKDFYSRIQAVGISDTVGIFTILISLMIKNPEHISKLIIISILLLITSPVISHLLAFGASKSDIKVRGNKK, encoded by the coding sequence ATGATATCTAATATACTTTTCTATTTAGGAATGATATTAATAATAATTGGTACGTATGGAATGATAAGAATGAAAGATTTTTATTCAAGAATCCAAGCTGTTGGAATTTCTGATACAGTGGGAATTTTTACCATTTTAATATCTTTAATGATAAAAAATCCGGAACATATCTCTAAACTGATAATAATTTCAATACTTTTATTAATAACTTCTCCCGTTATATCGCATCTTTTAGCTTTTGGAGCTTCAAAAAGTGATATAAAAGTCAGGGGGAATAAGAAATGA
- a CDS encoding hydrogenase subunit MbhD domain-containing protein, producing the protein MILMIYGFFIILIIISIYILFQNNNLNALIAYGIFGAAISGIFFLMNAPDVALVEITVGSAFIFFIYLIAIKKVAKIKVLYLETPYMIEEINDELRGFEYNLIKEFLDEKGLEANFIKIKTKKPLMELKDYGDILIGGICPLIEVDGITFSKEILPTKILKSGKGLKSPIGIILKNKNQNIYPVEELEENFIIDLVRLKYLFLLGKKFDEKELLELHKTGYKVAFNKKDEFLANEFNEYISQIKKDEKKYNELIRRYIG; encoded by the coding sequence ATGATATTAATGATATACGGCTTTTTTATTATATTGATAATAATTTCAATATATATTTTATTTCAAAATAACAATTTAAATGCTTTAATAGCCTATGGAATATTCGGTGCTGCAATATCAGGGATCTTTTTTTTAATGAATGCTCCGGATGTGGCTTTAGTAGAAATAACTGTTGGATCTGCTTTCATATTTTTTATATATTTAATAGCTATAAAAAAAGTAGCTAAAATAAAAGTTTTATATTTAGAAACACCATATATGATAGAAGAAATAAATGATGAATTGAGAGGATTTGAATATAATCTTATAAAAGAATTTCTTGATGAAAAAGGATTAGAAGCTAATTTTATAAAAATTAAAACAAAAAAACCACTTATGGAACTAAAAGATTATGGAGATATACTTATAGGAGGTATTTGCCCTTTAATAGAAGTTGATGGAATAACATTTTCAAAAGAAATACTTCCTACAAAGATATTAAAATCAGGAAAAGGTTTAAAAAGTCCTATTGGAATAATATTGAAAAATAAAAATCAAAATATATACCCTGTTGAAGAATTAGAAGAAAACTTTATAATAGATTTAGTCAGATTAAAATATTTATTTTTACTGGGTAAGAAATTTGATGAAAAAGAATTACTTGAACTTCATAAAACTGGTTATAAAGTAGCATTTAATAAAAAAGATGAATTTTTGGCCAATGAATTTAATGAATATATAAGTCAAATAAAGAAAGATGAAAAAAAATATAATGAACTTATAAGGAGATACATAGGATGA
- a CDS encoding MnhB domain-containing protein has product MIKKMITVLSIIILISILSIEILNINEIYNPVFKPQDIINENGSINMVSAIVLDYRLIDTFFEVLVFTLSVIGISFYMEKLPEQNNISVEENSIVVKIITPILFQIIVLVTLYISVTGHLGPGGGFTAGVILGTGLIGVSFVKPIDEIEKIFIKSKIEKVKILVPLIIALYGLLGYFWNGAFFSNIPLKGNPGELFSGGGAMLLNILIAFEVFAGTWTILYKFIKHRGTI; this is encoded by the coding sequence ATGATAAAAAAAATGATCACCGTATTAAGTATAATTATATTAATTTCTATTCTCAGTATTGAAATTTTAAATATAAATGAAATATATAATCCTGTTTTTAAACCTCAAGATATAATAAATGAAAATGGATCTATAAATATGGTATCAGCTATAGTACTAGATTATAGACTGATAGATACTTTTTTTGAAGTACTTGTTTTCACTTTATCAGTAATAGGAATATCTTTTTATATGGAAAAGCTTCCAGAACAAAATAATATTTCTGTTGAAGAAAATAGCATAGTTGTTAAAATAATAACTCCAATACTATTTCAAATAATAGTTTTAGTAACATTATATATATCTGTTACAGGTCATTTAGGCCCTGGAGGTGGATTTACTGCTGGAGTAATACTCGGAACTGGACTTATAGGAGTTTCTTTTGTTAAACCTATAGATGAAATAGAAAAAATATTTATAAAATCCAAAATAGAAAAAGTAAAAATATTAGTTCCATTGATCATAGCTTTATATGGATTATTGGGATATTTTTGGAATGGGGCTTTTTTTTCTAATATTCCATTAAAAGGTAATCCAGGAGAATTATTCAGTGGTGGTGGAGCTATGTTATTGAATATTTTAATAGCATTTGAAGTATTTGCTGGTACATGGACAATTCTGTATAAGTTTATAAAGCATAGGGGGACTATATAA
- a CDS encoding cation:proton antiporter subunit C, which yields MHIYIILSLIISAIGLIGTIIKRDMILKLINLGVFQSGNVLFFVSIAYKGLSPIITLNIDKYSDPLIHSFLLTVVVIGFANLSLMLVFIMILSNKIKTHLIDEIEDKISRG from the coding sequence ATGCATATATACATTATACTTTCACTAATTATTTCTGCAATAGGACTTATTGGAACTATAATAAAAAGAGATATGATATTAAAACTTATAAATCTTGGAGTATTCCAATCTGGAAATGTTTTGTTTTTTGTTTCCATTGCATACAAAGGATTATCTCCAATAATCACTTTGAATATTGATAAATATTCAGATCCTTTGATACATTCTTTTTTATTGACAGTAGTAGTTATAGGTTTTGCAAATCTTTCTTTAATGCTTGTATTTATAATGATTTTATCTAATAAAATAAAAACACATCTTATAGATGAAATAGAAGATAAAATAAGTAGGGGATGA